From Sodalis glossinidius str. 'morsitans', the proteins below share one genomic window:
- a CDS encoding ABC transporter ATP-binding protein: MTYALELEQLTKTYAGGVQALKGIDLNVEAGDFYALLGPNGAGKSTTIGIISALVNKSAGKVRVFGYDTDKDIVNAKRQLGLVPQEFNFNPFETIYQIVVHQAGYYGVERKQAAARAEKYLRQLDLWDKRDERARMLSGGMKRRLMIARALMHEPKLLILDEPTAGVDIELRRSMWVFLRDLNNSGTTIILTTHYLEEAEMLCRHIGIIQHGRLMENTSMRELLSKMKSETFILDLAAKSALPQLNGYRSQLLDTSTLEVEVMREQGLNSLFSQLSAQGVQVLSMRNKANRLEELFVSLVTDGKARGQRA; encoded by the coding sequence ATGACATATGCATTGGAGTTGGAGCAGTTGACCAAGACCTACGCAGGAGGCGTACAGGCTCTGAAAGGGATCGATCTGAATGTGGAAGCCGGCGATTTCTATGCGCTACTTGGCCCCAACGGGGCGGGAAAATCCACCACCATCGGCATTATCAGCGCTCTGGTGAACAAGAGCGCCGGTAAAGTGCGGGTGTTCGGCTACGATACCGATAAGGACATTGTCAATGCGAAACGCCAGCTGGGTCTGGTGCCGCAGGAATTTAATTTCAACCCGTTTGAAACTATCTATCAAATCGTGGTACACCAGGCCGGCTACTACGGCGTGGAGCGCAAGCAGGCTGCGGCCCGCGCGGAAAAATATCTGCGCCAGCTGGATCTGTGGGACAAACGCGACGAGCGCGCCCGCATGCTCTCCGGCGGCATGAAGCGCCGGCTGATGATCGCGCGCGCGCTGATGCATGAGCCGAAGCTTCTGATCCTGGATGAACCCACCGCCGGCGTCGATATCGAGCTGCGCCGTTCCATGTGGGTTTTTTTGCGCGATCTGAACAACAGCGGCACCACGATTATATTAACGACGCATTACCTGGAAGAGGCGGAGATGCTTTGTCGGCATATCGGCATTATCCAGCACGGCCGACTGATGGAAAATACGTCTATGCGCGAGCTGCTGTCAAAGATGAAATCCGAGACCTTCATACTGGATTTGGCGGCGAAAAGCGCGCTGCCGCAGCTGAACGGGTATCGCAGCCAGCTGCTTGATACCAGTACGCTGGAGGTGGAAGTGATGCGCGAACAGGGACTTAATAGCCTGTTCAGTCAGCTAAGCGCACAGGGGGTACAGGTGTTGAGTATGCGCAATAAGGCCAACCGCCTGGAGGAATTATTCGTGTCATTGGTCACGGACGGCAAAGCAAGGGGTCAACGGGCATGA
- a CDS encoding ABC transporter permease: MMQLYWVAFKSILRKEINRFARIWVQTLVPPVITMTLYFIIFGNLIGSQIGAMHGFSYMQFIVPGLIMMAVITNAYTNVASSFFSAKFQRNIEELLVAPVPTHVIIAGYVGGGVARAICVGILVTAVSLFFMPLQVHSWWMVVLALILTAVLFSLAGLLNAVFAKSFDDISIVPTFVLTPLTYLGGVFYSLTLLPPFWQVVSRLNPVVYMISGFRYGFLSISDVPLTLTLAVLVAFILVFYLLCWTLIQRGRGLRT; encoded by the coding sequence ATGATGCAGCTGTATTGGGTCGCATTTAAAAGCATATTACGTAAAGAAATTAACCGGTTCGCACGGATCTGGGTGCAAACCCTGGTGCCGCCGGTCATTACCATGACGCTGTATTTTATCATTTTCGGCAATCTCATCGGATCGCAGATTGGTGCCATGCACGGCTTTTCGTACATGCAGTTCATCGTGCCGGGCCTGATTATGATGGCGGTGATCACCAACGCCTACACTAACGTCGCGTCATCGTTCTTCAGCGCCAAGTTTCAGCGCAACATCGAAGAACTGTTGGTGGCGCCGGTGCCTACCCATGTGATCATTGCGGGGTATGTGGGCGGCGGCGTGGCGCGCGCGATTTGCGTTGGCATTCTGGTGACGGCGGTATCGTTGTTCTTCATGCCGCTCCAGGTCCACTCCTGGTGGATGGTCGTGCTGGCACTGATATTGACCGCGGTGCTGTTTTCGCTGGCGGGTTTGCTTAATGCGGTCTTTGCCAAAAGCTTTGATGACATCAGCATTGTTCCCACCTTCGTGCTTACACCGCTGACCTATCTGGGCGGCGTGTTCTATTCGTTAACGCTGCTGCCGCCGTTCTGGCAGGTGGTGTCGCGCTTGAACCCGGTGGTGTATATGATTAGCGGCTTCCGCTATGGCTTCTTGAGCATCAGCGACGTGCCGCTTACGCTTACGCTTGCAGTGCTGGTGGCTTTTATCTTGGTGTTTTATCTGCTGTGCTGGACGCTTATCCAGCGCGGACGCGGTTTGCGCACCTAG
- the speE gene encoding polyamine aminopropyltransferase, with translation MSHQETWHETLHDHFGQYFTVDNLLYRDTTGQQDLVIFENAALGRVMALDGVVQTTERDEFIYHEMMAHVPLIAHGGAKKVLIIGGGDGGMLREVSRHPGVEQITMVEIDAGVVTFCKQYLPRHNAGAFDDPRFKLVIADGVNFVSQSSEKFDVIISDCTDPIGPGESLFTSNFYQDCARCLNEGGIFVAQNGVCFLQQDEVVNSHRKLGHYFSDISFYQAAVPTYYGGIMTFAWASQNPALRQLDTATLAARIDETALTCRYYNAAIHHGSFALPQYLLNALSASR, from the coding sequence ATGTCCCATCAAGAAACCTGGCACGAAACGTTACACGATCATTTCGGCCAATATTTTACTGTGGATAATCTTCTGTACCGGGATACAACCGGCCAGCAGGATTTGGTGATATTTGAAAACGCCGCGCTCGGCCGCGTCATGGCGTTGGACGGCGTGGTGCAGACCACCGAGCGTGATGAGTTTATTTACCATGAAATGATGGCTCATGTACCGCTTATCGCGCATGGCGGTGCCAAAAAAGTGCTGATCATCGGCGGCGGCGACGGCGGTATGCTACGCGAAGTCAGCCGGCATCCCGGCGTTGAACAGATAACGATGGTTGAAATCGATGCCGGCGTAGTGACGTTCTGCAAGCAATACCTGCCGCGCCACAACGCCGGCGCGTTTGACGATCCGCGCTTCAAGCTGGTGATCGCTGACGGGGTGAACTTTGTTTCCCAAAGCAGTGAGAAATTTGATGTCATCATTTCCGACTGCACCGACCCTATCGGGCCGGGAGAAAGCCTATTTACCTCTAATTTTTATCAAGACTGCGCACGCTGTCTCAATGAGGGCGGCATTTTCGTCGCGCAGAACGGCGTGTGTTTTTTACAGCAGGATGAAGTGGTAAACAGCCATCGTAAACTTGGTCACTATTTTAGCGACATCAGTTTTTATCAGGCGGCGGTGCCGACCTATTATGGCGGCATCATGACCTTCGCCTGGGCGAGCCAGAATCCGGCGCTACGCCAGCTCGACACGGCGACCCTGGCGGCTCGTATCGACGAGACCGCGCTAACCTGCCGCTATTACAATGCGGCGATCCATCACGGCAGCTTCGCCCTGCCGCAATATTTGCTGAATGCCTTATCAGCCTCCCGCTGA
- the acnB gene encoding bifunctional aconitate hydratase 2/2-methylisocitrate dehydratase: MLEDYRKHVAERAAQGIVPKPLDAVQMAALVELLKTPPAGEEAYLLDLLTNRVPPGVDEAAYVKAGFLAAVAKGEAHSPLVMAEKAIELLGTMQGGYNISPLVDALDNDALAPLAARALKSMLLMFDNFYDVEEKARAGNAHAQEVMTSWAEAEWFLSRPPLAEKMTVTVFKVTGETNTDDLSPAPDAWSRPDIPLHALAMLKNARDGIIPDQPGNVGPIQQIEALNGKGFPLAYVGDVVGTGSSRKSATNSVLWFMGDDIPFVPNKRGGGIVLGSKIAPIFFNTMEDAGALPIEVDVSDLNMGDVIDIYPFAGEIRHHDTGALLANFALKTDVLVDEVRAGGRIPLIIGRGLTARARESLGLSSSTIFRHARDVAASDKGYTLAQKMVGRACGVPGVRPGQYCEPKMTSVGSQDTTGPMTRDELKDLACLGFSADLVMQSFCHTAAYPKPVDVQTHHTLPDFIMNRGGVSLRPGDGIIHSWLNRMLLPDTVGTGGDSHTRFPIGISFPAGSGLVAFAAATGVMPLDMPESLLVRFKGTMQPGITLRDLVHAIPYYAIKQGLLTVEKKGKKNIFSGRILEIEGLPELKVEQAFELADASAERSAAGCTIKLDQAPITEYLNSNIVLLKWMISEGYGDRRTLERRVKDMESWLANPSLLAADADAEYAAVIDINLAEINEPILCAPNDPDDARLLSDVAGSKIDEVFIGSCMTNIGHFRAAGKLLDSHKGQLPTRLWVAPPTKMDAAQLTEEGYYSVFSKSGARMEIPGCSLCMGNQARVTDGATVVSTSTRNFPNRLGNGADVYLASAELAAVTSLLGRLPTVEEYLQAMAMVDQTAVDTYRYLNFDRLSEYTDKADQVIFQTVV; encoded by the coding sequence GTGCTAGAAGATTATCGTAAGCACGTTGCCGAGCGTGCTGCACAGGGCATTGTCCCTAAGCCTCTCGATGCTGTACAAATGGCGGCGCTGGTTGAACTGTTGAAAACCCCGCCGGCGGGTGAAGAAGCCTATCTGCTGGACCTGCTGACCAATCGTGTCCCGCCAGGTGTGGACGAAGCGGCTTACGTTAAAGCGGGTTTCCTCGCGGCCGTTGCCAAGGGCGAGGCGCATTCTCCTCTGGTGATGGCGGAAAAGGCCATTGAATTGCTGGGCACCATGCAAGGCGGCTACAACATTTCGCCGCTGGTGGACGCGCTGGATAATGACGCGTTGGCGCCGCTCGCCGCGCGCGCGCTGAAGTCCATGCTGCTGATGTTCGACAATTTCTACGACGTGGAAGAAAAAGCCCGGGCCGGCAATGCGCATGCCCAAGAGGTCATGACGTCCTGGGCCGAAGCGGAATGGTTCTTATCACGACCGCCACTGGCGGAAAAAATGACCGTGACCGTGTTCAAGGTCACCGGCGAAACCAATACCGATGACCTGTCGCCGGCGCCCGACGCCTGGTCGCGGCCGGATATTCCACTGCATGCCCTGGCGATGCTGAAGAACGCCCGTGACGGCATTATCCCCGATCAGCCCGGCAACGTGGGCCCCATTCAGCAGATCGAAGCGCTGAACGGCAAGGGTTTCCCGTTGGCCTACGTTGGCGATGTGGTGGGGACCGGTTCCTCGCGTAAATCCGCCACCAACTCGGTGCTGTGGTTCATGGGGGATGATATTCCCTTTGTGCCTAACAAACGCGGCGGTGGGATAGTGCTGGGCAGCAAAATCGCGCCGATTTTCTTCAACACCATGGAAGATGCCGGCGCTCTGCCGATCGAAGTCGATGTTTCCGATTTGAATATGGGCGACGTCATCGATATCTATCCCTTTGCGGGTGAAATACGTCATCATGATACCGGCGCGCTGCTGGCCAATTTTGCCCTGAAAACGGACGTGCTGGTGGACGAAGTACGCGCCGGCGGCCGTATTCCGCTCATTATCGGTCGTGGTCTGACCGCGCGCGCGCGCGAATCACTGGGACTTTCCTCCAGCACCATCTTCCGCCACGCGCGGGATGTTGCCGCCAGCGACAAAGGCTACACTCTGGCGCAGAAAATGGTCGGCCGCGCCTGCGGTGTACCGGGCGTGCGTCCGGGACAATATTGCGAGCCGAAAATGACCTCGGTGGGTTCACAGGACACCACTGGCCCCATGACCCGCGATGAATTGAAAGATCTGGCGTGCCTGGGCTTTTCCGCTGATCTGGTTATGCAGTCGTTCTGCCATACTGCTGCCTATCCGAAGCCGGTTGACGTGCAGACCCATCATACCCTGCCGGACTTCATCATGAATCGCGGCGGCGTCTCTCTGCGCCCGGGCGACGGGATCATCCACTCTTGGCTAAACCGTATGCTGCTGCCTGATACCGTTGGCACCGGTGGGGACTCCCACACTCGCTTCCCGATCGGCATCTCGTTCCCGGCAGGATCCGGTCTGGTCGCCTTCGCCGCCGCGACCGGCGTGATGCCGCTGGACATGCCCGAATCGCTGCTGGTGCGTTTCAAAGGCACCATGCAGCCGGGCATCACCCTGCGCGATTTAGTGCATGCGATTCCGTATTACGCCATCAAGCAGGGGCTGCTAACGGTCGAGAAAAAGGGCAAGAAGAACATTTTCTCCGGCCGCATCCTGGAGATCGAAGGGCTGCCGGAGCTGAAAGTGGAACAGGCGTTTGAATTGGCCGACGCCTCGGCGGAGCGCTCTGCCGCTGGTTGTACCATCAAGCTTGACCAGGCGCCGATTACCGAATATCTGAATTCCAATATCGTGCTGCTGAAATGGATGATTTCGGAAGGTTATGGCGATCGTCGCACGCTGGAACGGCGTGTTAAAGACATGGAAAGCTGGCTGGCCAATCCCTCGCTTCTGGCGGCGGATGCGGATGCCGAATACGCCGCGGTCATCGATATCAATCTGGCCGAGATCAACGAGCCTATTTTATGCGCTCCGAACGATCCGGATGATGCCCGTCTGCTGTCGGATGTCGCCGGCAGCAAAATCGATGAGGTCTTCATCGGCTCCTGCATGACGAATATCGGCCACTTCCGTGCTGCGGGCAAATTGCTGGACAGCCACAAGGGCCAGCTGCCGACCCGCCTGTGGGTTGCGCCGCCGACCAAAATGGACGCCGCTCAGCTCACCGAGGAAGGTTACTATAGCGTATTTAGCAAGAGCGGTGCTCGCATGGAAATCCCGGGCTGCTCGCTGTGCATGGGTAACCAGGCGAGGGTAACGGATGGTGCCACGGTGGTGTCTACCTCGACCCGTAACTTCCCCAACCGTCTGGGCAACGGCGCCGACGTATATCTGGCTTCCGCAGAGCTGGCGGCGGTCACCTCGCTGCTGGGCCGCTTGCCGACGGTAGAGGAGTATCTGCAGGCGATGGCGATGGTGGATCAGACGGCGGTGGATACCTACCGTTACCTGAATTTCGACCGCCTCAGTGAATATACCGATAAAGCCGATCAGGTCATTTTTCAAACCGTGGTCTGA
- the hpt gene encoding hypoxanthine phosphoribosyltransferase: MKHHVEVMISEQDIAKRIAELGQSISEHYRDSNSEMILVGLLRGSFMFMADLCRVVTVSHEVDFMTASSYGSGMSSSSDVKILKDLDEDIRGKDVLIVEDIIDSGNTLSRVREILALRQPKSLAICTLLDKPDRREVKVTVEWVGFTIPDEFVVGYGIDYAQHYRYLPYVGKVVTATESA, translated from the coding sequence ATGAAACATCACGTGGAAGTCATGATCTCCGAACAGGACATCGCCAAGCGTATTGCCGAACTGGGGCAATCCATTAGTGAGCATTATCGCGATAGCAACAGCGAAATGATCCTGGTCGGCCTGTTGCGGGGGTCATTCATGTTTATGGCGGATTTGTGCCGCGTTGTCACCGTGTCCCACGAAGTGGATTTTATGACTGCCTCCAGTTACGGCAGTGGTATGAGCTCAAGCAGCGACGTAAAAATCCTGAAAGATTTGGACGAGGATATCCGCGGCAAGGACGTGTTGATTGTCGAAGATATCATCGATTCCGGCAATACCCTGAGCCGGGTGCGCGAGATCCTCGCCTTGCGCCAGCCAAAATCCCTCGCCATTTGCACACTGCTCGATAAACCAGACCGCCGGGAAGTCAAGGTAACGGTGGAGTGGGTGGGATTTACCATTCCCGATGAGTTTGTCGTCGGCTACGGTATCGATTATGCCCAGCATTACCGGTATTTACCCTATGTCGGCAAAGTCGTGACGGCTACAGAATCTGCCTAA
- the can gene encoding carbonate dehydratase, translating to MKDISTLISNNKDWSKLLHEEDPGFFERLSLAQKPRFLWIGCSDSRVPAERLTGLEPGELFVHRNVANLVIHTDLNCLSVVQYAVDVLEVEHIIICGHYGCGGIQAAIDNPELGLIDNWLLHIRDLWYKHSSLLGELHPEDRANILSEINVIEQVYNLGHSTIMRSAWKRGQKVTIHGWVYALHDGLLRDLEITATSRETLEQRYRQGMATLLQRYGS from the coding sequence ATGAAAGACATTTCAACCCTTATCAGTAACAACAAGGACTGGTCCAAGCTTCTGCATGAAGAGGACCCGGGATTCTTTGAGCGGCTGTCGCTGGCGCAGAAACCACGTTTTCTGTGGATTGGCTGTTCTGACAGCCGCGTCCCGGCGGAAAGATTGACCGGGCTGGAGCCCGGTGAGCTGTTTGTGCATCGCAACGTCGCCAATCTGGTTATCCATACCGATCTCAATTGTCTGTCGGTGGTGCAATATGCGGTCGACGTGCTAGAGGTCGAGCATATTATCATTTGCGGCCACTACGGCTGCGGCGGCATTCAGGCGGCCATTGACAATCCCGAGCTGGGGCTTATCGACAACTGGCTGCTACATATCCGTGATTTGTGGTACAAGCATAGCTCACTGCTGGGCGAGCTTCATCCCGAAGACCGCGCCAACATCCTGAGCGAGATTAACGTGATTGAACAGGTATATAACCTGGGACACTCGACTATTATGCGCTCTGCCTGGAAACGGGGCCAGAAGGTCACTATTCACGGTTGGGTGTATGCCCTGCACGACGGACTGCTCCGCGATCTGGAAATTACCGCCACCAGCCGCGAGACACTGGAACAGCGTTATCGTCAGGGGATGGCCACCCTGCTACAGCGCTACGGCAGTTAA
- the panC gene encoding pantoate--beta-alanine ligase produces the protein MLIIETPPTLRQTVKQWSQEHKRIALIPTMGNLHEGHMALIDAGRARADKVVVSVFVNPMQFDRPEDLAAYPRTLQEDCEQLTRRGVDMVFAPATGVIYPDDLASQTFVDVPRFANILEGESRPGHFRGVATIVSKLFNLVQPDVACFGEKDFQQLAFIRQLVRDMSYDIEIIGVPTVRAADGLALSSRNGYLSAEERRLAPQLNQVLMRLVAQLREGERHIDGLLTSATEQLLQAGLRPDTLVIRDAQTLQPLTVDSRRAVVLFTAWLGKARLIDNAQVDLIS, from the coding sequence GTGCTGATTATCGAAACGCCGCCAACACTGCGTCAGACGGTTAAACAGTGGAGTCAGGAGCATAAGCGTATCGCCCTGATCCCGACCATGGGAAATTTGCACGAAGGCCATATGGCGCTGATTGACGCCGGGCGCGCCCGCGCGGATAAAGTCGTGGTCAGCGTGTTCGTCAACCCGATGCAGTTCGACCGGCCGGAAGATCTTGCGGCCTACCCGCGAACGCTTCAGGAGGACTGCGAACAGCTAACAAGGCGCGGCGTGGACATGGTCTTCGCACCGGCGACGGGGGTAATCTACCCCGACGATCTCGCCAGTCAGACCTTTGTCGATGTGCCCCGTTTCGCCAATATCCTGGAAGGTGAAAGCCGGCCGGGCCATTTCCGCGGCGTCGCCACCATTGTCAGCAAGCTGTTTAATCTGGTTCAGCCGGACGTGGCCTGCTTCGGCGAAAAGGACTTTCAGCAACTGGCGTTTATTCGTCAACTGGTGCGCGACATGAGCTATGATATCGAGATTATCGGCGTACCAACGGTGCGCGCCGCCGATGGGCTGGCGCTCAGTTCGCGCAACGGTTATCTGAGCGCCGAGGAGCGCCGCCTGGCGCCGCAGCTCAATCAGGTGCTCATGCGGCTGGTGGCGCAGTTGCGCGAAGGCGAACGCCACATTGATGGGTTGCTGACCTCAGCGACGGAACAACTGCTTCAGGCCGGGCTCAGGCCGGATACATTGGTCATTCGCGACGCGCAGACCCTGCAGCCGCTGACGGTCGACAGTCGGCGAGCGGTGGTGTTATTCACCGCCTGGCTGGGTAAGGCCCGGCTGATTGATAATGCGCAAGTGGATCTCATTTCATAA
- the speD gene encoding adenosylmethionine decarboxylase — protein sequence MQKLKLHGFNNLTKSLSFCIYDICYAKTADDRDGYITYIDEQYNANRLTEILSETCSMIGANILNIARQDYEPQGASVTILVSEEPVDPGSIDTSEHPGPLPESVVAHLDKSHICVHTYPESHPEGGLCTFRADIEVSTCGVISPLKALNYLIHQLESDIVTMDYRVRGFTRDINGVKHYIDHEINSIQNFMSKDMKALYHMMDVNVYQENIFHTKIMLKDFDLKHYLFNARPDDLSAEERKAITDLLYKEMQEIYYGRNLPVL from the coding sequence TTGCAGAAGCTAAAACTACACGGCTTTAATAACCTGACCAAGAGCCTGAGTTTTTGTATTTACGATATTTGCTATGCCAAAACGGCGGACGACCGTGACGGCTATATCACCTACATTGACGAACAATATAACGCCAATCGTCTGACGGAAATTCTCAGCGAAACCTGCTCCATGATAGGCGCCAATATCCTGAATATCGCCCGCCAGGACTACGAGCCGCAGGGTGCGAGCGTGACCATACTGGTGAGTGAGGAGCCGGTTGATCCGGGCAGCATTGACACGTCTGAACACCCTGGCCCGCTGCCGGAGTCGGTAGTGGCACATCTGGATAAAAGCCATATTTGCGTGCATACTTACCCGGAAAGCCATCCCGAGGGCGGTCTGTGCACCTTCCGCGCCGATATTGAGGTATCGACGTGCGGCGTCATTTCCCCGCTAAAAGCGCTCAATTACCTGATCCATCAGTTGGAGTCGGATATTGTCACCATGGATTACCGCGTGCGCGGCTTCACCCGCGATATCAACGGGGTAAAACATTACATTGATCATGAAATCAATTCGATTCAGAATTTCATGTCGAAAGATATGAAAGCGCTCTATCACATGATGGATGTGAATGTGTATCAGGAAAATATTTTTCATACCAAGATAATGCTGAAAGATTTTGATCTGAAACATTATCTGTTCAATGCCCGACCGGACGATCTCAGCGCCGAGGAGCGTAAAGCGATTACCGACTTACTCTATAAAGAGATGCAGGAAATCTATTACGGCCGCAACTTGCCGGTGCTGTAA
- a CDS encoding F-box-like domain-containing protein has protein sequence MPIRVDNTPVDLNTAAPNKKNINDLPPEMLEHIFNYIGNDKFNVRLTCHAFNDVVERTLNEYELFKIAYSELLLKSSFDSRLINDLIKQSEEEKRFVLKNCQVLHKAGFDMSHILTLDKKDDKTQPSLFY, from the coding sequence ATGCCGATAAGGGTAGACAATACGCCTGTCGATTTAAACACAGCGGCACCAAACAAAAAAAACATTAATGACCTACCACCTGAAATGCTCGAACATATATTTAACTATATCGGTAACGACAAGTTCAACGTGCGCTTAACGTGCCATGCTTTCAACGATGTTGTAGAAAGAACACTTAATGAATATGAATTATTCAAGATTGCATATAGTGAATTGCTTCTTAAATCAAGTTTTGATTCAAGATTAATTAATGATTTAATAAAACAAAGCGAAGAGGAAAAGCGTTTTGTCCTGAAAAATTGTCAAGTTCTGCATAAAGCAGGATTTGATATGAGCCACATATTAACGCTTGACAAAAAAGACGATAAAACTCAGCCCAGTCTTTTTTATTAG
- a CDS encoding YacC family pilotin-like protein, with product MKNTVLVMHFISMLLISSAAQALTENEAEDMAYLTAVFVYLKNNCGYADMPNEQIRRAILIFAQQNRWDLSNYAAYDMRTLGEDSYRDLSGIPLPSAKKCESLATNSLGLLAYTK from the coding sequence ATGAAAAACACCGTATTGGTGATGCATTTTATTAGCATGCTATTGATTTCCAGCGCTGCGCAGGCGCTGACGGAGAATGAAGCAGAAGACATGGCCTACTTGACGGCGGTATTTGTCTATCTTAAGAATAACTGCGGTTACGCGGATATGCCCAATGAACAAATTCGCCGCGCCATTTTAATTTTTGCCCAGCAAAACCGCTGGGATCTGAGCAACTATGCCGCCTACGATATGCGTACGCTGGGTGAAGACAGCTACCGCGACCTGAGCGGCATCCCCTTACCGTCGGCGAAAAAATGCGAATCGCTGGCGACTAACTCTCTTGGTTTGCTCGCCTATACCAAATAA
- the folK gene encoding 2-amino-4-hydroxy-6-hydroxymethyldihydropteridine diphosphokinase yields MECVWLALGSNLAEPLQQVSAALVALASLPQTRLVACSSYYRSRPLGPQDQPDFLNAVVALNTTLAPETLLDHTQAIELRQGRTRKADRFGPRTLDLDILLFGERIIATSRLTVPHYDMHNREFMLYPLAELAPDLQFPNGVPLAERLRQVPRNGLTYWDEEHSYHQD; encoded by the coding sequence ATGGAGTGCGTCTGGCTGGCTCTTGGCAGCAATCTGGCGGAACCTCTACAGCAGGTAAGCGCCGCCCTCGTGGCGCTGGCGAGCCTGCCGCAAACCCGGTTGGTCGCCTGCTCATCCTATTATCGCAGTCGCCCGCTGGGCCCGCAGGATCAACCCGATTTCCTTAACGCCGTCGTGGCATTGAACACAACCTTGGCACCGGAAACGCTGCTCGATCACACCCAAGCGATCGAACTGCGCCAGGGACGTACGCGCAAGGCCGATCGCTTTGGGCCACGCACGCTGGATCTGGATATTTTGCTGTTCGGCGAGCGCATTATCGCTACCTCGCGTCTGACGGTACCGCATTACGACATGCACAACCGCGAGTTTATGCTCTATCCCCTCGCGGAGCTCGCCCCGGATCTTCAGTTTCCCAACGGCGTCCCGCTGGCTGAACGTCTGCGTCAGGTGCCGCGCAACGGCCTCACCTATTGGGATGAGGAGCACAGTTACCACCAGGACTGA
- the panD gene encoding aspartate 1-decarboxylase, with protein sequence MQRTMLRGKLHRVHVTQVDLHYEGSCAIDQDFLDAAGILEYEAIDIYNVDNGQRFSTYAIAAERGSRIISVNGAAARCACVGDLLIICAYVQMPDEEARHHAPRVAYFDQHNQLQRTAKALPVQMA encoded by the coding sequence ATGCAACGCACGATGTTACGAGGCAAGCTACACCGGGTGCACGTCACCCAGGTGGATCTCCATTACGAAGGTTCCTGCGCTATCGATCAGGACTTTCTGGATGCAGCGGGTATCCTGGAGTATGAAGCGATTGATATTTATAACGTCGACAACGGTCAGCGCTTCTCTACCTACGCAATTGCCGCCGAACGCGGCTCGCGCATCATCTCGGTCAACGGCGCGGCCGCGCGCTGCGCCTGCGTCGGCGATTTATTGATTATTTGCGCCTATGTGCAAATGCCGGACGAAGAGGCGCGACATCACGCACCCCGGGTGGCCTATTTCGACCAACACAATCAGCTACAGCGCACCGCCAAAGCACTGCCGGTGCAGATGGCCTGA
- the panB gene encoding 3-methyl-2-oxobutanoate hydroxymethyltransferase has translation MTTISHLRKWKQQQRKFTSITAYDAAFARLFAEQGIKVMLVGDSLGMTMQGHDSTLPVTLEDMVYHTRCVRRGAPSCLLLADLPFMSYATPAQTFENAAALMRAGANMVKLEGGAWLADTVNGLTARAVPVCGHLGLTPQSVNIFGGYKIQGRDAVGADQLLADARTLEQAGAQLLVLECVPVALAERVTHELSIPVIGIGAGAVTDGQILVMQDALGITGDSAPSFAKDFLAAGGDIAAAVRRYVQEVETGQFPAAEHSFQ, from the coding sequence ATGACCACGATTTCTCATTTGCGCAAATGGAAACAGCAACAGCGCAAATTCACCTCCATTACCGCTTACGACGCCGCATTTGCCCGCCTGTTCGCCGAACAGGGGATTAAGGTGATGCTGGTGGGCGATTCTTTGGGCATGACCATGCAGGGCCATGACTCGACGCTGCCGGTCACCCTGGAGGATATGGTTTATCATACCCGCTGCGTGCGGCGCGGCGCGCCCTCGTGCCTGCTGCTGGCCGATCTGCCATTCATGAGCTACGCGACGCCGGCACAGACCTTTGAAAATGCGGCAGCGCTGATGCGCGCGGGCGCCAATATGGTCAAGCTTGAGGGCGGCGCATGGCTAGCCGATACCGTTAACGGTCTGACCGCGCGGGCGGTACCCGTCTGCGGCCACCTTGGCCTAACCCCGCAATCTGTGAATATCTTCGGCGGCTATAAAATTCAAGGGCGCGATGCGGTCGGCGCAGACCAGCTGCTGGCCGACGCACGGACGCTGGAACAGGCCGGCGCCCAGTTGCTGGTGCTGGAATGCGTACCGGTCGCGCTGGCGGAACGCGTAACGCATGAGCTGAGCATTCCGGTTATCGGCATTGGTGCCGGCGCCGTGACCGACGGCCAGATCCTGGTCATGCAGGATGCGCTCGGCATCACCGGCGATAGCGCACCCTCCTTCGCCAAAGATTTTCTGGCGGCAGGCGGGGATATTGCCGCCGCCGTACGCCGCTACGTGCAAGAGGTCGAAACCGGCCAGTTTCCCGCGGCCGAACATAGCTTTCAATGA